A stretch of DNA from Halorubrum sp. BOL3-1:
ATCGTCGTCCTCGGGCTGTCGACGCTCGGGCTGTACACGGTATTCGTCGTCGTCGGGATCGGGCTGAACCTGCTCGAAACCCCCGGAAAAGCGCTCGATTACGCCCGTCGACGCGGCGATGATTAATCGAGCGATGGCCCGGTGACCGGACTCGTCGCAGCCGAGCGCGGGATCGGGGAGACCGCGCTCGCCGACGCGCTGCCGGAGGTCGTCGTCGTCGCCTTCGCGGCCGTCACGCACCTCGCGGACCCGTGGTTCCTCTTCGGACTGCTCGCGGTCGGCTACTGGTTCGCCGGCGACGGGACAGCGGAGTCGCCGCGCCGCGCCGGCGCTACGGCCGTCGCGGCGGTCACCTGCGCGTACGCCGCGACGGCGCTCGGCAAGGCGTGGTTCGCGGTCCCCCGACCGCCCGGCGCGGTGGGACCCGTCGACGTCCCGGCGTGGCTCCCCGGACTGCTGTCGGCGTGGTACGAGGCGCAGGTCCTCTCCGACGGGTTCGGCTTCCCGAGCGGCCACGCCACCGGCGGCGCGGCGGCGTACCTCGCGCTGGCGCTGCTGTACGACCGCATCTGGACGGATCGGACACGATACGTCGCGGCCGCCGCCGTCGCCGTCGCCGTCGCGGCCTCGCGGGTCGTCATCGAGGTCCACTACCTCGTCGACGTACTCGCGGGACTGATCGTCGGGGGCGGCGTCGTGCTCGGTGCGCTGTGGCTCGCCGGCGACCCGCGGGTCCGGCGCTCGCCGCTCTCGGACGCGGCGGGCGGTCCGACCGCAGACCCTGCGGCCGATCCGACCGCCGAACTGAACCCCGAGCCAGCGTTCCTGCTCGCCGCGGTCGTCTCTGCCGGCGCGCTGGCCGTCGCCGTCGCGGGCGGGCACACCGGGGAGGTCGTCGAGGCCGGCGTCGGCGTCGCCACCGGCGCCGGCGGCGCGATCGGCTGGCGGCTCGTCGACGGCGACGAGCCCGCGGTTCCGGTCCGCGCCGCGGTCCCGGCGCTCGCCGTCACCGGCGGGCTCTGGATCGGCGCGTACGCGCTGGCCGACCCGCTCGTCGTCACGCTGGCCGCGACGACGGCCGCTGTCGTCGCCGTCGTCGCGCTGCCCGTACTGCCGGAACGGATCGAGGGGCTGTCGAGAATCCGGGACTGAGTCGGCCTGTTGTGCGATCGCAGTAATCCGTCCTGATCGACAGCGGGAGAGTGTTGTAGACCGGTGGTAGCGATGCGGCGTTTAATCGATTATGAGCGATGGGGACGATAGCTCATAAACGGACTGTGGTCGGCGCGCGCCTCCGAGCGGGCCGTCGGTCCGCGAGGAGCGCGTGCGAGGGAGTCGCTGGCGGCTACTGCCGCCAGCGACAGGGCGAGAGCGGAGCTCTCGCTTGAAACCGACGTAGTCCGGTGACGAGGTCGGGGAGGCGTGAGGTGCTGTGCGGTGTCGTGCGGGGCGGGAATCAAAGGGGCAGTCGCGCTCGGCGAACCCCAGCGAGCTGTGGGAGCCGAGCGCGACCGGGGCTTCGGAGGCTTCACCGCACCGTCCGAGAATTATGACAAAGTGAAACCGGACAAGACGAGCGAGACCGAGAGACCGCGACCGCGCCGTCGCCTCAGAACGTCTCCAGGTAGCGGTCCTCCTCCCACTGCGACACCTGGGTGAGGTACTCGCTGAACTCCTGGGACTTCGCCTCGGCGAACTTCTCGGAGGTGTGCGGACCGAGCGCCTCCTGAAGCACCTCGTCCGCCTCCAGCTCCTCGACCGCGGCGCCGAGGTTCGGCGGGAGCGTCTCGATGCCGTACTCCTCGCGTTTCGCATCGTCGAACTCGTAGATGTCCTCGCGGACCGGGTCGCCGGGGTCGGCGCCGGTCTTGATCCCGTGGAGGCCGGCGGCGATGAGCGACGCCATCCCGAGGTAGGGGTTACAGGACGGGTCGGGGCTGCGGACCTCGAACCGGGCGGAGACGCCCGCGGCGTCGGGCACGCGGACGAGCGCCGAGCGGTTCGTGTCGGACCACGCGACGTAGATGGGCGCCTCGTAGCCGGGAACGAGGCGCTTGTAGGAGTTCACGGTCGGGTTGGTGACGGCCGTGAACGCGGGCGCGTGGTTCAGGATGCCGCCCATGAACTGGTAGGCCGTCTCGCTCAGGTTGAACTCGTCGTCGGCGTCGGCGAACGCGTTGCCGTCCTCGTCGAAAAGCGAGATGTGGCTGTGCATGCCCGAGCCGTTGATGTCCGCGATCGGCTTGGGCATGAACGTCGCGTGGAGGTCGTGTTGCGCGGCGACCGCGCGGACGACGGCGCGGAACGTCGCGATGTTGTCCGCGGTCGTGAGCGCGTCGTCGTACTTGAAGTTGATCTCGTGTTGGCCCTTGGCGACCTCGTGGTGGGAGGCCTCGATCTCGAAGCCCATCTCTTCGAGGGTGAAGATGATCTCCTTGCGCACGTCGGACGCGAGGTCCTTCGGGGCGAGATCGAAGTAGCCGCCGTTGTCGTGGGGGGTCGTCGTCGCGTTCCCGTCGTCGTCGGTCTTGAACAGGAAGAACTCCGGCTCGGGACCGATAGAGACGGAGTATCCCATCTCTTCGGCCTCCGTGAGCACCGACTTCAGCACCTGGCGCGGGCCGCCGACGAACGGCTCGCCCTCGGTGTCGACGATGTCACAAATGAGGCGGGCGGCCGCGGAGCCGTCCTCGCCGTCGCTGCGCCACGGGAGTACCGCGAACGTATCGGGGTCGGGAACGAGCCGCATGTCCGACTCCTGGATGCGTACGAACCCCTCGATCGAGGAGCCGTCGAAGTAGATCCCCTCGGTGAACGCCTTCTCCGCCTGGTGTGCGGGCACGGAGACGTTCTTGACAACGCCGAGAATGTCGGTGAACTGGAGCCGCAGGAAATCGACGTTCTCCTCTTCGATCTCGTCGAGCACCGCCTGTTCTCCGGCCGTGAGGCCGCCGTCCGGTTTCGCGTGTTCGTCCGTCATGTTCTGGACGCTTGATTCGTTATCTGCCAGTATAAAGGCCTTATCGCTTGGCGCATGAACCGCCGGACAGGCAAAACTGCTGGACGTTCGTAAAATTCTAAACCCCTGGAAGCGTGATCGACTGTGATGACGTACGAAAACCTCGACGCGAAGCTCATCAACTCCCTGCTCAGCAACGGGCGCGCGAGCCTCCGAAGCCTCGGGGACGAGTTGGACGTCTCGGTGACGACGGTCTCGAACCATCTCCGCGACCTCGAAGAACAGGGCGCCATTCGAGGGTACACGCCCGTCGTCGACTACGACAAGATCGGCTACGACGTCACGGCCGTCCTCCAGCTCAAGGTCGAAGGGAGCGCGCTGCCGGACGTCACCGAGAAGCTGCGCCGGGAGAAACAGATGGTGAGCGTCTACGAGGTCACGGGCGACTACGACGTGATCGCGATCGGGAAGTTCACCGACACGGACGGGATGAACGACCAGATCAAGTCGATCCTCACGGACGCGGACATCCGCGAGTCGAACACGAGCGTCGTCTTGAACGCCGTCACCGAGAACGCGCAGTTCGACCTCGACGTCGACGAGGAGTGACTCGGCCGGCGGCGACGGTCCGGTAGCCCGCTACTCCCGCTCCGCCGCCCCGCGCTCGGCCGCCTCCCGCTCCGCCGCCGCCTCCAGCACCTCGACCGCCGGGAGCGGTTCGCCCGTCAGCGCGCGGATGTACGCTCCGCCCGCGATGGAGACGTGCGAGAAGTCCGCCTCGCTCATGCCGTACATCCCGATGGCCCGCGAGGTGTCGCCGCCGCCGACGACAGAGAAGCAGTCGGTCTCCCCGATGGTCTCTAAGACGCCGACCGTCCCGTCCGCGAACCGCTCGTCCTCGAAGACGCCGAGCGCGCCCTTCACGAACACCGCGTCGGACTCGCGGATCGCCGGCTCGTAGTCTGCGACCGTCTCGGACCCCACGTCGAGGAACCCGGTCGTCTTCTCGTCGACATCGTCGATCGCGACCTCCGCGCGGTCGCCGTCGGGACCCTCGTACGCGAGGTCGCCCGCGAGGCGGATCGCGTCGCCGCGCTCGTCGAGGACCGACTCGATCAGCTCGCGGTTCCGTTCCCACTGCTCGTCGAACAGGGCCATCCCCCCGACGTCGTGACCGACCGGGTGACCCGCCGCGCGCAAGAATAGCTCGCCGGCGACGCCGCCGAGCAGGAAGCGGTCGACTCGGTCGTCCAACGCGTCCATCACGCCGATCACGTCGGTCGCCTTGGTACCGCCGACGACCATCGTCACCGGCCCGTCGAACTCGCGGGTCGCGATGGCGGTGTTCGCCTCGTACTCCGTCTCCATCACGCGACCCGCGTACGCGGGAAGCACGAGCGGGAAGCCGACCAGCGAGGCGTGCTTCCGGTGGGCCGCCGAGTAGGCGTCGTTGACGTACGCGTCGAATCGGGGGGCCAAGGTCCGAACGAACTCCGTCTCGGCCTTCTCCTCGGGAGACTCTTCCGGCAGTTCGTCGTCGCACATCCGGGTGTTCTCGAGGAGGAGGATCTCGCCCGCGTCGAGGGCGTCGATCGCCGCGAGCGCCTCGTCGCCGTCGGTGTCCGCGACGAACGCCACGTCGCGGTCGACGTGGGCGGCGAGGATCGCGGCGTGGCCCGAAAGCGACGTGAAGTCGTCGCGGCCGGGTCGGCCCTGGTGGGCCAACAGGACGACGCGGTGGCCCGCGGCGGCCAGTTCGCGGACCGTCTCCGCGTGACGCTCGAAGCGTCGATTGTCCTGCGGTTCTCCGTCCTCGATCGGGGAGTTCAGGTCGAGCCGAACGAGGACGCGCGAGTCTGCCGGGAGGTCGTCGATGGTGTCGAACTCTGCCATGGATGAACGGTCGTCGATGAGCTACTTAACTGACGGCGCATCGGGAAACGTTGCGGTCGGAAAACTGTGCCGTCGAGACCGCGGCCCGCGCTCGCCGCTTACGCCTCGTCCTGAATGTACGCGGCCATGTCGAGCATCCGGTTCGAGAAGCCGTACTCGTTGTCGTACCAGGTGAGGATCTTCAGCAGCTTCCCGCCTGCGATGACGTTCGTCGACTGCAGGTCGACGTAGCTGGAGAACGGGAGCCCGGCGATGTCCGAGGAGACGACCTCGTCGTCGGTGTAGCCGAGGACGCCCGCGAGCGGGCCGGAGTCGGCCGCGTCGCGGAAGGCGGCGTTGACCTCCTCCGCTGTGACCTGCTCGTCGAGGCTGACGACGAACTCGGTGATGGAGCCGGTCGGGACCGGGACGCGCATCGCCATGCCGTCGATTTTGCCCTCCAGCTGCGGGAGGACCTCCTGGGCGGCGCCCGCCGCGCCGGTCGAGGTCGGGACGATGTTCTCGGCGGCCGCACGGCCGCGACGGCGCTTCGCCATCGGGCCGTCGATGAGGCTCTGCGAACCGGTGTAGGCGTGAACGGTGGTGAGGGTCCCGGCGTCGATACCGAACTCCGCGTCGAGAACCTTCGCGACCGGCGTGATGGAGTTCGTCGTACAGGAGGCGTTCGAGATCACGTCGTCGCCCTCGTACTCGTCGTGGTTGACGCCGTAGACGAGCTGTTTGACCGGTTTCTCGCCCTTCGGTGGGGCGGAGATGATCACGGTGTCGGCGCCGCCGTCGAGGTGCGCGCTCGCGTCGTCGCGGGTGCGGAAGATGCCCGTACACTCCAAGACGACGTCGGCGTCGAGCTCGTCCCACGGGAGGTCGGCGGGGTCCTGGACGTTGAACAGCGGGACTGAGGTGCCGCCGACCGCCAGCTCCTCACCGTCGCGCTCGACGCCTTCGAGCCGGCCCATGACGGTGTCGTACTTCGCGAGATACCCCATGTCGTCGAAGTCCATCACGTCGTTGATCCCGACGAGTTCGATCCGCGGACTCTCTAAGGCCGCGCGAAACACGTTGCGCCCGATACGACCGAAGCCGTTGAGTCCCACTCGAACGACCTCGTCGTCGCTCACGTCGTCGCCAGCCGCCAGATGCGATTTACTCATATTCGAAAAAAGTAAGACCCAACTACTTAAATCCGACTCAGTCGCCTTGAGATCGTCATAATCGTTCGAATTTGTTACGATCGGCGTCTCCGATCGCGGTACGCCGCCGTCGCTCGACAGGGGCCGCCGTCGGTCGTCGTCTCCCGTCGCATGCGGCGGGTAGCGGCCGATACGACGACCGACAGAAGGCTTATCGGGATCACCGACCTCACTAGAGACATGGACAGAGACGACCGCGACGATCCGTTCGGAGACTTCTTCGAGGAGATCGAGCGGATGATGAACGAGATGGCCAACGCGAACGGGCCGTCGGCCGACGACGCCGGGTTCGGCTCCGACACCCACGTCGACGCTTACGCCACCGAGGAGTCGGTGCGTCTCGTCGCCGACCTCCCCGCCGTCTCGAAGGAGGACCTCTCGCTGCGCTGTGACGGCGACGCGCTCACCATCTCCGCGGTCTCCGACCGGCGCGAGTACGACGAGACCATCGAACTCCCCGCCCCGGTCGACGAACACTCCGCGGACGCGACGTTCAACAACGGCGTGTTGGAGGTATCGTTCGACCGCGACGACGACAGCGCCTCGATCGACCTGGTCTGAGCCGCTCTCCGCCTGATTTTCTGCCGGTGTTCGACTACTCCCCTCCGGCGGTCCGACGGATCAGCGCCGCGAACCGGTCGTAGAAGTCGTCCTCGTACTTCGTCGCGGCGTCGACGGTCGGCCGGGCGTTCGTCTCGTTGACGACGAGCCGGTCGTCCGTCGCGAGCAGGTCGACGCCGAGGTAGTCGATCCCGAGGACCTCGGCCGCGCGCTCGGCCAGGTCGCGGGCCTCGGGGTCGAGTTCGACGCCGCGGGCCGTCGCGCCGCGGTGGACGTTGTGTTTCCACCGCCCGGCCGCGAGCGCGTTGTCGTCGAGTTCGCGCTCGACCGCGCCGGCGTGCGCGCCGTCGACGACCATCGCGCGGTAGTCGCGCGCGTTCGGGAGGAACTCCTGAATCAGGAACGACTTGTCGCCGGTGGCGCGGTAGTCGTGTATCAGGTTCAGGTAGTCGACCACGCCAAGAAGCGAGTCGAGGTCGTTCGCGGTCGCGACACCTACCCCCCGGGTGGCGGAGTTCGGCTTGACGACGACGGGATACGAGAACTCTCCGACTGCGTCGACGACGACCGACTCGTCTACGGGGTTCGACACGAGCGTCGTCCGCGGCGTGGGCAGCCCCGCCGCGTCGAGCGCCGCCAGCACGCCCGCCTTGTTCCGCGACATCACGACCGCGTCGCGGCCGTTCACCCACGGGACGTCGAGTCGCCCGTCGACCACCGCGCCCTCCATGAGACGGGTCGGATAAACGAGACCGACGTCGAAGCCGTCGAACTCGCCCGAGGCGTCCGCGCTCCCGCCGTCCCCGCCCGAAACTCGCAGCGACCGCTCCTTCGCTCGTACGTGGCCGACGTCGATCCCTCGCTCGCCGAGCGGTTCGCGCACGCGCTCGAACGTCTCCGCGTCGGTGGTCATCGCGAGCCGGATCATACCATCGCTGGGGACCGTTCGAACTTAAAAACCGCGCGAGTGAGAGCCGATTACTGCGGTGGCGCGTGCCGGTGAGCGCCGCACCGCGGCGCGAACCGCACGCGCGAGGGAGTCGCGAACGAAGTGAGCGACGAGGCCGGGGAGGCGTGAGGTGCGGTTGCTGTGCGTTCCCGCGAGCAGCGTGGCGCTGCGCGCCGGCTGCCAGAGAATCTTCGATTCTCGCGGCTGGGGCTTCGACGGTGTTCACGGCCGTGGCGATTTCAACGACGTATTGCCGAGCGGCTGGGGCTTCGACGGTGTTCGCAGACGACCCGGATCTATCCGTGTACAGCAGAGCCACTGAGGGTACGACGGCATTCTACGAGACGGGGGAACGTTACCGAACTACCGGGAACCTGCTGACCTCCTCCACGACCGGTTACTGAAGATGGCCTTCCTCGCGGAGCTGTTCGGCCTCGCTCTTCTCGTAGCGCCACGAGATGTCGCCTTTCTCGTCCTGCCAGTCCCACGGCTCGACGAGGACGATGTCGTCTTCGCGGATCCACACGCGCTTTTGCATCCGGCCGGGGATGCGCGCGGTCCGCTCTTCCCCGTCCGCACAGCGGACCGTGACGCGGTTCGCGCCGAGCATCTCGACGACCTCC
This window harbors:
- a CDS encoding phosphatase PAP2 family protein, coding for MTGLVAAERGIGETALADALPEVVVVAFAAVTHLADPWFLFGLLAVGYWFAGDGTAESPRRAGATAVAAVTCAYAATALGKAWFAVPRPPGAVGPVDVPAWLPGLLSAWYEAQVLSDGFGFPSGHATGGAAAYLALALLYDRIWTDRTRYVAAAAVAVAVAASRVVIEVHYLVDVLAGLIVGGGVVLGALWLAGDPRVRRSPLSDAAGGPTADPAADPTAELNPEPAFLLAAVVSAGALAVAVAGGHTGEVVEAGVGVATGAGGAIGWRLVDGDEPAVPVRAAVPALAVTGGLWIGAYALADPLVVTLAATTAAVVAVVALPVLPERIEGLSRIRD
- the glnA gene encoding type I glutamate--ammonia ligase, whose protein sequence is MTDEHAKPDGGLTAGEQAVLDEIEEENVDFLRLQFTDILGVVKNVSVPAHQAEKAFTEGIYFDGSSIEGFVRIQESDMRLVPDPDTFAVLPWRSDGEDGSAAARLICDIVDTEGEPFVGGPRQVLKSVLTEAEEMGYSVSIGPEPEFFLFKTDDDGNATTTPHDNGGYFDLAPKDLASDVRKEIIFTLEEMGFEIEASHHEVAKGQHEINFKYDDALTTADNIATFRAVVRAVAAQHDLHATFMPKPIADINGSGMHSHISLFDEDGNAFADADDEFNLSETAYQFMGGILNHAPAFTAVTNPTVNSYKRLVPGYEAPIYVAWSDTNRSALVRVPDAAGVSARFEVRSPDPSCNPYLGMASLIAAGLHGIKTGADPGDPVREDIYEFDDAKREEYGIETLPPNLGAAVEELEADEVLQEALGPHTSEKFAEAKSQEFSEYLTQVSQWEEDRYLETF
- the lrp gene encoding HTH-type transcriptional regulator Lrp gives rise to the protein MTYENLDAKLINSLLSNGRASLRSLGDELDVSVTTVSNHLRDLEEQGAIRGYTPVVDYDKIGYDVTAVLQLKVEGSALPDVTEKLRREKQMVSVYEVTGDYDVIAIGKFTDTDGMNDQIKSILTDADIRESNTSVVLNAVTENAQFDLDVDEE
- a CDS encoding phosphoglycerate kinase gives rise to the protein MAEFDTIDDLPADSRVLVRLDLNSPIEDGEPQDNRRFERHAETVRELAAAGHRVVLLAHQGRPGRDDFTSLSGHAAILAAHVDRDVAFVADTDGDEALAAIDALDAGEILLLENTRMCDDELPEESPEEKAETEFVRTLAPRFDAYVNDAYSAAHRKHASLVGFPLVLPAYAGRVMETEYEANTAIATREFDGPVTMVVGGTKATDVIGVMDALDDRVDRFLLGGVAGELFLRAAGHPVGHDVGGMALFDEQWERNRELIESVLDERGDAIRLAGDLAYEGPDGDRAEVAIDDVDEKTTGFLDVGSETVADYEPAIRESDAVFVKGALGVFEDERFADGTVGVLETIGETDCFSVVGGGDTSRAIGMYGMSEADFSHVSIAGGAYIRALTGEPLPAVEVLEAAAEREAAERGAAERE
- the gap gene encoding type I glyceraldehyde-3-phosphate dehydrogenase, with translation MSKSHLAAGDDVSDDEVVRVGLNGFGRIGRNVFRAALESPRIELVGINDVMDFDDMGYLAKYDTVMGRLEGVERDGEELAVGGTSVPLFNVQDPADLPWDELDADVVLECTGIFRTRDDASAHLDGGADTVIISAPPKGEKPVKQLVYGVNHDEYEGDDVISNASCTTNSITPVAKVLDAEFGIDAGTLTTVHAYTGSQSLIDGPMAKRRRGRAAAENIVPTSTGAAGAAQEVLPQLEGKIDGMAMRVPVPTGSITEFVVSLDEQVTAEEVNAAFRDAADSGPLAGVLGYTDDEVVSSDIAGLPFSSYVDLQSTNVIAGGKLLKILTWYDNEYGFSNRMLDMAAYIQDEA
- a CDS encoding Hsp20/alpha crystallin family protein — translated: MDRDDRDDPFGDFFEEIERMMNEMANANGPSADDAGFGSDTHVDAYATEESVRLVADLPAVSKEDLSLRCDGDALTISAVSDRREYDETIELPAPVDEHSADATFNNGVLEVSFDRDDDSASIDLV
- a CDS encoding RimK family alpha-L-glutamate ligase, whose amino-acid sequence is MIRLAMTTDAETFERVREPLGERGIDVGHVRAKERSLRVSGGDGGSADASGEFDGFDVGLVYPTRLMEGAVVDGRLDVPWVNGRDAVVMSRNKAGVLAALDAAGLPTPRTTLVSNPVDESVVVDAVGEFSYPVVVKPNSATRGVGVATANDLDSLLGVVDYLNLIHDYRATGDKSFLIQEFLPNARDYRAMVVDGAHAGAVERELDDNALAAGRWKHNVHRGATARGVELDPEARDLAERAAEVLGIDYLGVDLLATDDRLVVNETNARPTVDAATKYEDDFYDRFAALIRRTAGGE
- the eif1A gene encoding translation initiation factor eIF-1A; translation: MSNGDDGDRNDLRMPDDDEVFAEVVEMLGANRVTVRCADGEERTARIPGRMQKRVWIREDDIVLVEPWDWQDEKGDISWRYEKSEAEQLREEGHLQ